A window of the Gemmatirosa kalamazoonensis genome harbors these coding sequences:
- the bamA gene encoding outer membrane protein assembly factor BamA encodes MRFASLRRSAVVAATAVLSMTSARLAPAQNPVPPPSQPAAPAAQPPADQPGVCARPDSIVVRGLKRVTEASALGDLGLAPSTELNAVQLQGAIRRLYGSGQFEDVRVACEPAPSGQRATLAFYVKERPVLDAVSVSGVKVISEGGVRDKIDVLIGSPLDPAKVARAVERIDSSYQAKGFYLARIKPESTLTTDGHIRLNFHIDEGRRLAISGVRINGNTRLSDKEVVTAMKTKPEGFWWWRKGSFDDEKYAGDLSERIPTLYAQHGFIDFTVVKDTLVIDRERGKAFIDLTVSEGPQYKVGTFEVVDNHRFPTEDLQRYYPFNGEGPTLTQRAMGLLKGGAKNEKGVFDRSQWESATEKVQTAYRNEGYIYAQIQPVVQRTVGPDSQPVVNLRWQIDERQPAIVNRVDIAGNDYTSDECIRRQLVILPGAVFNQDRLLRSWQSIGNLGFFETPLPFPDTHTVNDNGDIDVTFRVKEKRTGSINFGASMGGAGVGVGGFIGLDQPNLFGLCKRGSLNWNFGRFINDFNLTYSDPAILKSRVSGSITAYRSESRYNIQGFGQNTRTGASTRVGLPVPGSYFSTLGITYGAEATSFRDVQSGAFVGQCTANCFRSDLGLDFTHDTRIDLPFPSAGGMQSLTADFVGGPLGGTVSYQRYTADFRAYTPLFEFGGGVPGAQSKKVLLGLSMKAGAVFGDPGPFFQYQSFALGGVQFGQPLRGYPEFSITPRGFDPRADNFNAFSGRAAFGNAYFTMTAELGLRLNSQLYVDAFYDAGNNYDRPRDFNPTRLFRGAGIGGSIVTPLGPLGLDWAYGFDRLSLDPITGKLRPDPKWQLHFKLGQLF; translated from the coding sequence GCGGCCACCGCCGTGCTGTCGATGACGTCCGCCCGTCTCGCGCCGGCCCAGAATCCGGTGCCTCCCCCCAGTCAGCCCGCCGCACCGGCGGCGCAGCCGCCCGCCGATCAGCCGGGCGTCTGCGCGCGTCCCGACTCGATCGTCGTGCGCGGGCTGAAGCGCGTCACCGAGGCGAGCGCGCTGGGCGACCTGGGGCTCGCGCCGTCCACCGAGCTGAACGCCGTGCAGCTCCAGGGGGCGATCCGGCGGCTGTACGGATCGGGCCAGTTCGAGGACGTGCGGGTGGCCTGCGAGCCGGCGCCGTCGGGACAGCGGGCGACGCTCGCGTTCTACGTGAAGGAGCGGCCGGTGCTCGACGCCGTCTCGGTGAGCGGCGTGAAGGTCATCTCCGAGGGCGGCGTCCGCGACAAGATCGACGTCCTCATCGGCTCGCCGCTCGACCCGGCGAAGGTGGCGCGGGCCGTGGAGCGGATCGACAGCTCGTACCAGGCGAAGGGCTTCTACCTGGCGCGCATCAAGCCGGAGAGCACGCTCACGACCGACGGCCACATCCGCCTCAACTTCCACATCGACGAGGGGCGGCGGCTCGCGATCTCGGGCGTCCGCATCAACGGCAACACGCGGCTCTCCGACAAGGAGGTCGTCACCGCCATGAAGACGAAGCCCGAGGGCTTCTGGTGGTGGCGCAAGGGCAGCTTCGACGACGAGAAGTACGCGGGCGATCTGAGCGAGCGCATTCCGACGCTGTACGCGCAGCACGGGTTCATCGACTTCACCGTCGTGAAGGACACGCTCGTCATCGACCGCGAGCGCGGGAAGGCGTTCATCGATCTCACGGTGAGCGAGGGGCCGCAGTACAAGGTCGGGACGTTCGAGGTGGTGGACAACCACCGCTTCCCGACGGAGGACCTGCAGCGCTACTACCCGTTCAACGGTGAAGGCCCGACGCTGACGCAGCGCGCCATGGGGCTGCTGAAGGGCGGTGCGAAGAACGAGAAGGGCGTGTTCGACCGCTCGCAGTGGGAGTCGGCGACGGAGAAGGTGCAGACCGCCTACCGGAACGAGGGCTACATCTACGCCCAGATCCAGCCGGTGGTGCAGCGCACCGTCGGGCCGGACTCGCAGCCGGTCGTGAACCTCCGCTGGCAGATCGACGAGCGCCAGCCGGCGATCGTGAACCGCGTGGACATCGCGGGGAACGACTACACGTCGGACGAGTGCATCCGTCGGCAGCTCGTGATCCTGCCGGGCGCGGTGTTCAACCAGGACCGCCTGCTCCGCTCGTGGCAGAGCATCGGAAACCTCGGCTTCTTCGAGACGCCGCTGCCGTTCCCGGATACGCACACGGTGAACGACAACGGCGACATCGACGTCACGTTCCGCGTGAAGGAGAAGCGCACGGGGTCGATCAACTTCGGCGCGTCGATGGGCGGCGCCGGCGTCGGCGTGGGCGGCTTCATCGGGCTCGATCAGCCGAACCTGTTCGGTCTGTGCAAGCGCGGGTCGCTGAACTGGAACTTCGGCCGCTTCATCAACGACTTCAACCTGACGTACTCGGACCCGGCGATCCTGAAGTCGCGCGTGTCGGGGTCGATCACGGCGTACCGCAGCGAGAGCCGGTACAACATCCAGGGCTTCGGCCAGAACACGCGCACGGGCGCGAGCACGCGCGTCGGCCTGCCGGTGCCGGGGTCGTACTTCTCGACGTTAGGCATCACGTACGGCGCCGAGGCGACGAGCTTCCGCGACGTGCAGAGCGGCGCGTTCGTGGGGCAGTGTACGGCGAACTGCTTCCGGTCGGATCTGGGGCTCGACTTCACACACGACACGCGCATCGACCTGCCGTTCCCGAGCGCGGGTGGCATGCAGTCGCTCACCGCGGACTTCGTGGGCGGCCCGCTCGGCGGCACGGTGTCGTACCAGCGGTACACGGCCGACTTCCGGGCGTACACGCCGCTGTTCGAGTTCGGGGGCGGGGTGCCGGGCGCGCAATCGAAGAAGGTGCTCCTCGGCCTCAGCATGAAGGCCGGCGCGGTGTTCGGCGACCCGGGACCGTTCTTCCAGTACCAGTCGTTCGCGTTGGGCGGCGTGCAGTTCGGCCAGCCGCTGCGCGGCTATCCGGAGTTCTCGATCACGCCGCGCGGGTTCGATCCGCGGGCCGACAACTTCAACGCGTTCTCGGGCCGCGCGGCGTTCGGCAACGCGTACTTCACGATGACCGCGGAGCTCGGGCTGCGGCTCAACTCGCAGCTCTACGTCGACGCGTTCTACGACGCCGGCAACAACTACGACCGCCCGCGGGACTTCAACCCGACGCGCCTGTTCCGCGGCGCGGGCATCGGCGGCAGCATCGTGACGCCGCTCGGCCCGCTCGGTCTCGACTGGGCGTACGGGTTCGACCGGCTGTCGCTCGACCCGATCACGGGCAAGCTCCGCCCGGATCCGAAGTGGCAGCTCCACTTCAAACTCGGTCAGCTCTTCTGA